The Nakamurella deserti genome contains a region encoding:
- the typA gene encoding translational GTPase TypA, with translation MTRQTRHDLRNVAIVAHVDHGKTTLVDAMLWQSGAFREGSAHTDRVMDSNDLEREKGITILAKNTAVRRGDMVINIVDTPGHADFGGEVERALMMVDGVVLLVDASEGPLPQTRFVLRKALQANLPVVLVVNKTDRPDSRIDEVVDETYALFMDLDADDHQIEFPIVYCASRAGRASLNKPANGEMPDHENLDPLFDTLLEAIPAPTYEPGAPLQAQVTNIDASPFLGRIGMCRIIEGEMKKGQSVAWMKADGTVARTRITELLITEALDRVPVETAYAGDLIAVAGMAEITIGETLADPENPVALPPITVDEPAISMTVGINTSPLAGKDGGKKLTARQVKNRLDAELIGNVSIRVLNTERPDTWEVQGRGELALAILVETMRRESFELTVGKPQVVTREVDGKVQEPFERLTIDVPEEYLGAVTQLLAVRKGRMEQMSNHGTGWVRLEFHVPSRGLIGFRTDFLTDTRGTGIASTIFDGYGPWAGTLRGRPTGSLVADRAGKATAFAMMSLQERGQLFVPPTTEVYEGMIVGENARADDMDVNITKEKQLTNMRKSSSEELVHLVPPKNLSLEQALEFCADDECVEITPVAARIRKVELSGNIRARSRSRSKAAANS, from the coding sequence GTGACCCGCCAGACCCGCCATGACCTCCGCAACGTCGCCATCGTCGCCCACGTCGACCACGGCAAGACCACCCTCGTCGACGCCATGCTCTGGCAGTCCGGGGCGTTCCGTGAAGGCTCCGCCCACACCGACCGGGTGATGGACTCCAACGACCTGGAGCGCGAGAAGGGCATCACGATCCTGGCCAAGAACACCGCGGTCCGCCGCGGGGACATGGTCATCAACATCGTCGACACCCCCGGTCACGCCGACTTCGGTGGCGAGGTGGAGCGCGCCCTGATGATGGTCGACGGTGTCGTGCTGCTCGTCGACGCCTCCGAGGGCCCGCTGCCGCAGACCCGCTTCGTGCTCCGCAAGGCGCTGCAGGCCAACCTCCCCGTGGTGCTGGTCGTCAACAAGACCGACCGCCCCGACTCCCGCATCGACGAGGTCGTCGACGAGACCTACGCGCTGTTCATGGACCTCGACGCCGACGACCACCAGATCGAGTTCCCGATCGTCTACTGCGCCTCCCGCGCGGGCCGTGCCTCGCTGAACAAGCCCGCCAACGGCGAGATGCCCGACCACGAGAACCTCGACCCGCTGTTCGACACCCTCCTCGAGGCGATCCCGGCCCCGACCTACGAGCCCGGCGCCCCGCTGCAGGCCCAGGTCACCAACATCGACGCCTCGCCGTTCCTCGGCCGCATCGGCATGTGCCGGATCATCGAGGGCGAGATGAAGAAGGGCCAGTCGGTCGCCTGGATGAAGGCCGACGGCACCGTCGCCCGCACCAGGATCACCGAGCTGCTGATCACCGAGGCGCTGGACCGGGTCCCGGTCGAGACCGCCTACGCCGGCGACCTGATCGCCGTCGCCGGGATGGCCGAGATCACCATCGGTGAGACCCTGGCCGACCCGGAGAACCCGGTCGCGCTGCCGCCGATCACCGTCGACGAGCCGGCCATCTCGATGACCGTCGGCATCAACACCTCGCCGCTGGCCGGCAAGGACGGCGGCAAGAAGCTGACCGCCCGCCAGGTGAAGAACCGTCTCGACGCCGAGCTGATCGGTAACGTCTCGATCCGCGTGCTCAACACCGAGCGTCCCGACACCTGGGAGGTGCAGGGCCGTGGCGAGCTGGCGCTGGCCATCCTCGTGGAGACCATGCGCCGGGAGAGCTTCGAGCTGACCGTCGGCAAGCCGCAGGTCGTCACCCGCGAGGTCGACGGCAAGGTCCAGGAGCCGTTCGAGCGCCTCACCATCGACGTCCCCGAGGAGTACCTCGGTGCGGTCACCCAGCTGCTCGCCGTCCGCAAGGGCCGCATGGAGCAGATGAGCAACCATGGCACCGGGTGGGTCCGCCTGGAGTTCCACGTGCCGTCGCGTGGCCTGATCGGCTTCCGCACCGACTTCCTCACCGACACCCGAGGCACCGGCATCGCGTCGACGATCTTCGACGGGTACGGCCCCTGGGCCGGCACCCTGCGCGGCCGCCCGACCGGTTCGCTGGTCGCCGACCGCGCGGGCAAGGCCACCGCCTTCGCCATGATGTCGCTGCAGGAGCGCGGGCAGCTGTTCGTGCCGCCGACCACCGAGGTGTACGAGGGCATGATCGTCGGCGAGAACGCCCGCGCCGACGACATGGACGTCAACATCACCAAGGAGAAGCAGCTCACCAACATGCGCAAGTCCTCCTCCGAGGAGCTCGTGCACCTGGTGCCGCCGAAGAACCTGTCGCTGGAGCAGGCGCTGGAGTTCTGCGCCGACGACGAGTGCGTGGAGATCACACCGGTGGCCGCCCGCATCCGCAAGGTCGAGCTGTCCGGCAACATCCGGGCCCGCAGCCGGTCCCGCAGCAAGGCCGCCGCGAACTCCTGA
- a CDS encoding amino acid ABC transporter ATP-binding protein: MTASTASTAPASTHAISIRGLRKSFGPVEVLKNIDLDIEPGQVVCVIGPSGSGKSTLLRCVNMLETPTAGKVFIGADEMTDPDVDLDKVRRRVGMVFQSFNLFPHLTVLRNLTVAQIQVLGRNRGEAERIARENLERVGMAHKEKAYPAQLSGGQQQRIAIARSLSMSPELMLFDEPTSALDPELVGEVLAVMKGLAKEGMTMMVVTHEMAFARDVADRVVFMDGGYVVEDGTAEEVIGNPQEDRTRSFLFRVLNPTQVDAGDEYAAAPRPTTLPSIMDPLKPV; this comes from the coding sequence GTGACCGCATCGACCGCGTCCACTGCACCCGCGAGCACGCACGCCATCTCCATCCGCGGCCTGCGCAAGTCCTTCGGCCCGGTGGAGGTGCTCAAGAACATCGACCTGGACATCGAACCCGGTCAGGTGGTCTGCGTCATCGGCCCGTCGGGCTCGGGCAAGTCCACGTTGCTGCGCTGCGTCAACATGCTGGAGACCCCGACGGCGGGGAAGGTGTTCATCGGGGCGGACGAGATGACCGATCCGGACGTCGACCTCGACAAGGTGCGCCGTCGGGTCGGGATGGTCTTCCAGAGCTTCAACCTGTTCCCGCACCTCACCGTGCTGAGGAATCTCACCGTCGCCCAGATACAGGTGCTCGGCCGCAACCGGGGTGAGGCGGAGCGGATCGCCCGCGAGAACCTCGAGCGGGTCGGCATGGCGCACAAGGAGAAGGCCTACCCGGCGCAGCTGTCCGGCGGGCAGCAGCAGCGGATCGCCATCGCGCGGTCGCTGTCGATGTCGCCGGAGCTGATGCTGTTCGACGAGCCGACCTCGGCACTGGACCCGGAGCTGGTCGGGGAGGTCCTCGCGGTGATGAAGGGCCTGGCCAAGGAGGGCATGACGATGATGGTCGTGACCCACGAGATGGCCTTCGCCCGGGACGTGGCCGACCGGGTGGTGTTCATGGACGGCGGCTACGTCGTCGAGGACGGCACCGCCGAGGAGGTCATCGGCAACCCGCAGGAGGACCGCACCCGGTCGTTCCTGTTCCGCGTGCTCAACCCCACCCAGGTCGACGCGGGGGACGAGTACGCCGCCGCGCCCCGGCCGACCACGTTGCCGTCGATCATGGACCCGCTGAAGCCCGTCTGA
- a CDS encoding amino acid ABC transporter permease, with translation MTRRQRARAVRGVQYGVLLAIIVAIALVADWHQFGQAFARSDIIARMWPRVVTIGMVNTIIYTLLAFVFAFVVGLILALMRLSQVGPYRWIATAYVELFRGLPALVVLFMVAYGIPNAFPGFKFPDFGIQGGEFYILVMLGLGLTAAAYMAETFRAGIQAVPKGQVEAARTLGMSSGRTTRVIVIPQAFRIVIPPLTNEIILLIKDSSLVYVLGVTANQYELTKFSQDFLNRSVNPTPLIVGGVLYLIITLPLSQLVRRLEVRFAKAR, from the coding sequence ATGACCCGGCGACAGCGCGCACGCGCGGTCCGCGGAGTGCAGTACGGCGTGCTGCTGGCGATCATCGTGGCCATCGCCCTGGTCGCCGACTGGCACCAGTTCGGTCAGGCCTTCGCCCGGTCGGACATCATCGCCCGGATGTGGCCGCGGGTGGTCACCATCGGCATGGTCAACACGATCATCTACACGCTGCTGGCGTTCGTGTTCGCGTTCGTCGTGGGTCTGATCCTCGCCCTGATGCGGCTGTCGCAGGTCGGTCCCTACCGGTGGATCGCCACGGCCTACGTCGAGCTGTTCCGCGGGCTGCCCGCCCTGGTCGTGCTGTTCATGGTGGCCTACGGCATCCCGAACGCGTTCCCGGGCTTCAAGTTCCCCGACTTCGGCATCCAGGGCGGTGAGTTCTACATCCTGGTCATGCTCGGGCTCGGGCTCACCGCCGCGGCGTACATGGCCGAGACGTTCCGCGCCGGTATCCAGGCGGTCCCCAAGGGTCAGGTCGAGGCGGCCCGGACACTGGGGATGTCGTCCGGCCGGACCACCCGGGTCATCGTCATCCCGCAGGCGTTCCGCATCGTCATCCCGCCGCTGACCAACGAGATCATCCTGCTGATCAAGGACTCGTCGCTGGTCTACGTGCTGGGGGTGACGGCCAACCAGTACGAGCTGACCAAGTTCTCCCAGGACTTCCTCAACCGCTCGGTCAACCCGACGCCGCTGATCGTCGGCGGCGTGCTGTACCTGATCATCACCCTCCCGCTCTCGCAGCTGGTCCGCCGGCTCGAGGTCCGCTTCGCAAAGGCCAGGTGA
- a CDS encoding transporter substrate-binding domain-containing protein, which translates to MNFRRSRSLRTVAIAAAAVGTMVLTACAPDSSNSGTPTSSSPAGATTSSSQSAESPAESAETTSSGSATSGGATGSTTAGAASPEDIAAATASLIAPGSLTVCTHLPYAPFQSNDDSGKAVGFDIDMMDLVAEQLGVTQAIVDTPFEGIKSGQDMATGKCDIAAAGMTITEERSKVILFSEPYFDATQALLVRSADQISSLEDLRGKRLGAQAATTGLDYANANKDQYGYEIVEYTDLAAEQQALTTNQIDAAINDLPVWSEFIKGSGGSAKIAAQFDTGEQYGFGMKLGNDALKAVVDSTIAAARADGTYDELYAQWIGDVPAS; encoded by the coding sequence GTGAATTTCCGTCGTTCCCGTTCTCTGCGCACCGTGGCGATCGCCGCCGCGGCCGTCGGCACCATGGTCCTGACCGCCTGTGCCCCCGACTCGTCCAACTCGGGCACCCCCACGTCCTCGTCCCCGGCGGGCGCCACCACCAGTTCGTCCCAGTCGGCGGAGTCGCCGGCCGAGAGCGCGGAGACCACGTCGTCGGGCTCGGCCACCTCCGGCGGTGCGACCGGCTCGACCACCGCCGGCGCCGCCTCGCCCGAGGACATCGCGGCCGCCACCGCGTCGCTGATCGCCCCCGGCTCGCTGACCGTCTGCACCCACCTGCCCTACGCGCCGTTCCAGTCCAACGACGACAGCGGCAAGGCCGTCGGCTTCGACATCGACATGATGGACCTCGTCGCCGAGCAGCTCGGGGTCACCCAGGCCATCGTCGACACCCCGTTCGAGGGCATCAAGAGCGGCCAGGACATGGCCACCGGCAAGTGCGACATCGCCGCCGCCGGCATGACCATCACCGAGGAGCGCTCGAAGGTCATCCTGTTCTCCGAGCCCTACTTCGACGCCACCCAGGCCCTGCTGGTCCGCAGCGCCGACCAGATCTCCTCGCTGGAGGACCTGCGCGGCAAGCGTCTCGGCGCCCAGGCGGCCACCACCGGTCTGGACTACGCCAACGCCAACAAGGACCAGTACGGCTACGAGATCGTCGAGTACACCGACCTCGCCGCCGAGCAGCAGGCGCTGACCACCAACCAGATCGACGCCGCGATCAACGACCTCCCGGTGTGGAGCGAGTTCATCAAGGGGTCGGGCGGCTCGGCGAAGATCGCCGCGCAGTTCGACACCGGCGAGCAGTACGGCTTCGGCATGAAGCTCGGCAACGACGCGCTCAAGGCCGTGGTCGACAGCACCATCGCCGCCGCCCGTGCCGACGGCACCTACGACGAGCTGTACGCGCAGTGGATCGGCGACGTCCCCGCTTCCTGA
- a CDS encoding (deoxy)nucleoside triphosphate pyrophosphohydrolase: MTWQAIPLRAATVVDRPASEVRSRLSSVALWRRSAAAVGYRLTATPASDTWSPGAHVRLDRIGRRRRPVARHRVQVDLDPNGLPAFTVVRGPGTGGRLTLAVDDTGAGVLVTAGFANPAAGSRPAEQVRRLLQSRHRARIVWALRVLTGMTVLAAHQTRTVVAAAVLRDGAVLAARRSYPADVAGRWEFPGGKVAPGETEVEAVRRELAEELGDAFAAGLEVGERVGPDIALDVELVLRLYAVRGGGEPVAAGSHDDVRWIPAASLDDPDWLDADRRLLPALRPLLD, from the coding sequence ATGACCTGGCAGGCGATCCCGCTGCGGGCGGCGACCGTGGTGGACCGGCCCGCGTCCGAGGTGCGCTCGCGCCTGTCGTCGGTGGCCCTCTGGCGGCGCAGCGCCGCCGCGGTCGGGTACCGGCTCACGGCGACACCGGCCTCGGACACCTGGAGCCCCGGCGCTCACGTCCGGCTCGACCGCATCGGCCGCCGCCGCCGGCCGGTCGCCCGGCACCGGGTGCAGGTCGACCTCGACCCGAACGGACTTCCTGCCTTCACCGTCGTCCGCGGCCCGGGCACGGGCGGCCGGCTCACCCTGGCGGTCGACGACACCGGCGCCGGCGTCCTGGTGACCGCCGGGTTCGCCAACCCGGCGGCCGGCTCGCGGCCGGCCGAACAGGTCCGGCGGCTCCTGCAGTCGCGACACCGCGCCCGCATCGTCTGGGCCTTGCGGGTGCTGACCGGGATGACCGTGCTGGCCGCCCACCAGACCCGCACCGTGGTCGCCGCCGCGGTCCTCCGCGACGGCGCCGTGCTCGCCGCCCGCCGCAGCTATCCGGCCGACGTCGCCGGACGGTGGGAGTTCCCGGGCGGCAAGGTCGCCCCGGGTGAGACCGAGGTCGAGGCGGTGCGCCGGGAGCTCGCCGAGGAGCTCGGTGACGCCTTCGCGGCCGGGCTGGAGGTGGGGGAGCGGGTGGGCCCGGACATCGCCCTGGACGTCGAACTGGTGCTGCGGCTGTACGCGGTCCGGGGCGGCGGCGAGCCGGTGGCCGCCGGATCCCACGACGACGTCCGGTGGATTCCGGCGGCGTCGCTGGACGACCCGGACTGGCTCGACGCCGACCGCCGGTTGCTCCCCGCGCTGCGTCCGCTCCTGGACTGA
- a CDS encoding ABC transporter ATP-binding protein: MSAVLQIRDATVRYGSVTAVDGVSVDVHQHGTLALLGPSGCGKSTLLRAVAGLEPLAAGRITMDGTDLATVPVFRRRFGLMFQDGVLFGHRTVAGNIGYGMRMAGAGRAAIRARVGELLDLVGLPGYGDRPVGTLSGGQAQRVALARALAPRPRLLLLDEPLAALDAALREQLLVDLRRILRETGTPTVFVTHDQDEAFAIADRVAVMRDGRIRQQGTPREVWDRPADAWLARFVGYSSVLDGGPAAAAAALLGSPPGMPVALRPGALRADPAGPLRGTVVGAVPGPESTRLEVDLDGWGRVAAVAGPGAVPEGAVRLRFDPAGASVLSGAQ; the protein is encoded by the coding sequence GTGAGTGCGGTGTTGCAGATCCGGGACGCCACCGTGCGGTACGGGTCCGTCACCGCCGTCGACGGGGTGTCCGTCGACGTCCACCAGCACGGCACGCTGGCGCTGCTGGGCCCGTCCGGCTGCGGGAAGTCGACCCTGCTGCGGGCCGTCGCCGGCCTCGAGCCGCTGGCGGCCGGCCGCATCACGATGGACGGCACCGACCTGGCCACGGTTCCGGTGTTCCGGCGCCGTTTCGGGCTGATGTTCCAGGACGGGGTGCTGTTCGGGCACCGCACGGTGGCCGGCAACATCGGCTACGGGATGCGGATGGCCGGGGCCGGCCGCGCCGCGATCCGGGCCCGCGTCGGCGAGCTGCTCGACCTGGTCGGGCTGCCCGGCTACGGCGACCGGCCGGTGGGCACGCTGTCCGGGGGGCAGGCGCAGCGGGTCGCGCTGGCCAGGGCCCTCGCGCCACGACCGCGGCTGCTGTTGCTGGACGAGCCGCTGGCCGCGCTGGACGCGGCGCTGCGGGAGCAGCTGCTCGTCGACCTGCGCCGCATCCTGCGCGAGACCGGCACCCCCACCGTGTTCGTCACGCACGACCAGGACGAGGCCTTCGCGATCGCCGACCGGGTCGCGGTGATGCGCGACGGCCGGATCCGCCAGCAGGGGACCCCGCGGGAGGTGTGGGACCGACCGGCCGACGCGTGGCTGGCCCGCTTCGTCGGCTACTCCTCGGTGCTCGACGGGGGCCCCGCCGCCGCGGCCGCCGCACTGCTCGGGTCGCCGCCCGGGATGCCCGTCGCGCTGCGGCCGGGCGCGTTGCGGGCCGATCCGGCCGGTCCGCTGCGCGGCACCGTCGTGGGTGCCGTGCCGGGGCCGGAGAGCACCCGGCTGGAGGTCGACCTCGACGGCTGGGGCCGGGTGGCCGCCGTCGCCGGCCCGGGGGCGGTGCCCGAGGGCGCGGTACGGCTGCGGTTCGACCCGGCGGGTGCGAGTGTATTGAGCGGCGCTCAGTGA
- a CDS encoding ABC transporter permease → MTLLRPAPPTAPGPPAPTAASGRDRAAARLRRAGLILAGLVPLAAFAVFFFLPVASLVGQGFTGPAGLDLSGFSEVLSRPRFRRILWFTVWQAAASAGLAVLLGLPGAYLLYRVRFRGQRALRAAIAVPFVLPTVVVGLAFRSLTADGGPLGGWGLDGSVWTILAAHVFLNYAVVVRTVGATWASLDRRPEDAARSLGAGPVRTWCTVTLPALGPSIAAAAVLVFLFCAASFGIILILGNSAYSTLETEIYRQTTEVLDLPVAAVLSVLQLVLVTVVLVVAGRVRRRTESTQELRTAADVQRPLRPADLPAAVVTGSVLVLLAAPVVTLVLRSLQTPDGWGVGNYTALAGNGDGRLFLITGWQALGNSLRAAVLATALAVTVGVLLSVVLARKPRETLPRRLIALMDATFMLPLGVSAVTVGFGFLIALDEPPLDLRTSPWLVPIAQALVATPLVVRLILPALRGADDRLRQAAAVLGAGPLRVWSTVDLPIMSRALAGASAFAFAIALGEFGATSFLARPETATLPVVIGRLISRPGAGNAGMAFAGGVVLAVICAASVLLVDRLGGRDRESSWGVFA, encoded by the coding sequence ATGACCCTGCTGCGACCGGCGCCGCCGACGGCCCCCGGGCCGCCGGCCCCGACCGCCGCGTCCGGGCGTGACCGCGCCGCCGCCCGGTTGCGCCGGGCCGGGCTGATCCTGGCCGGGCTGGTGCCGCTGGCGGCGTTCGCGGTGTTCTTCTTCCTTCCGGTCGCGTCGCTGGTCGGGCAGGGTTTCACGGGTCCGGCCGGGCTGGACCTGAGTGGCTTCTCCGAGGTGCTGTCCCGGCCCCGGTTCCGCCGCATCCTGTGGTTCACGGTGTGGCAGGCGGCGGCGTCCGCGGGCCTCGCGGTGCTGCTCGGGCTCCCCGGCGCCTATCTGCTCTACCGGGTCCGCTTCCGCGGGCAGCGGGCGCTGCGCGCGGCGATCGCGGTCCCGTTCGTGCTGCCGACGGTCGTGGTGGGGCTCGCCTTCCGCAGCCTCACCGCGGACGGCGGTCCGCTCGGCGGCTGGGGACTCGACGGCAGCGTCTGGACGATCCTGGCCGCGCACGTCTTCCTCAACTACGCCGTCGTGGTGCGCACCGTCGGTGCGACCTGGGCGTCGCTGGACCGCCGCCCCGAGGACGCCGCCCGCTCCCTGGGGGCCGGGCCGGTCCGGACGTGGTGCACCGTGACGCTGCCCGCGCTGGGCCCGTCGATCGCCGCGGCCGCGGTGCTGGTGTTCCTGTTCTGTGCGGCGAGCTTCGGCATCATCCTCATCCTCGGCAACTCCGCGTACTCGACGCTGGAGACCGAGATCTACCGGCAGACCACCGAGGTCCTGGACCTGCCGGTCGCCGCGGTCCTGTCGGTGCTGCAGCTGGTGCTGGTCACCGTAGTGCTGGTCGTCGCCGGCCGGGTGCGCCGGCGCACCGAGTCGACCCAGGAGCTGCGCACCGCGGCCGACGTGCAGCGACCGTTGCGGCCCGCCGACCTGCCGGCGGCGGTGGTCACCGGGTCGGTGCTCGTGCTGCTCGCCGCGCCGGTCGTGACCCTGGTGCTGCGGTCCCTGCAGACGCCGGACGGGTGGGGCGTGGGCAACTACACCGCCCTCGCCGGCAACGGCGACGGCCGGCTGTTCCTGATCACCGGGTGGCAGGCGCTGGGCAATTCGCTGCGCGCCGCGGTGCTGGCCACCGCGCTCGCGGTCACGGTGGGGGTGCTGCTCTCGGTGGTCCTGGCCCGCAAGCCCCGCGAGACACTGCCCCGGCGCCTCATCGCGCTGATGGACGCCACCTTCATGCTGCCGCTCGGGGTCAGTGCGGTGACCGTCGGCTTCGGCTTCCTCATCGCGCTGGACGAACCGCCGCTGGACCTGCGGACCTCGCCGTGGCTGGTGCCGATCGCGCAGGCACTGGTGGCCACCCCGCTCGTCGTGCGGCTGATCCTGCCCGCGTTGCGCGGCGCCGACGACCGGCTCCGGCAGGCCGCCGCGGTCCTCGGCGCGGGTCCGCTGCGCGTGTGGTCGACCGTGGACCTGCCCATCATGAGTCGGGCGCTGGCCGGGGCGTCGGCCTTCGCTTTCGCGATCGCGTTGGGCGAGTTCGGGGCGACCAGCTTCCTCGCCCGACCCGAGACCGCGACGCTGCCGGTGGTCATCGGCCGGTTGATCTCCCGGCCCGGCGCCGGCAACGCCGGGATGGCGTTCGCCGGTGGGGTGGTGCTGGCGGTGATCTGCGCGGCGTCGGTGCTGCTGGTCGACCGGCTGGGCGGGCGTGACCGGGAGTCGTCGTGGGGGGTGTTCGCGTGA